A single window of Chitinophaga sp. XS-30 DNA harbors:
- a CDS encoding S1C family serine protease, with translation MKRYKLLVIALMMISSGVYAQAPGPLETMVQQAIAKAYPASVRMWGYDTASRQQMSAQFSAVVVSPDGDILTAAHTSTPGKTYKVMFPDGREAIALALGKIELADDPTVPDVSRMKIITPGIWPYAEMGYSASLQQDQPCISIAYPESLNQPLPTVRFGRIASTGNERGFLQSTCIMEPGDSGGPLFDFLGRVIGIHSAINIPESFNYEIPVDLYRKYRTALQTAKKYNAMPEVTDAVGNDPEAAQLKAYAVPENLPAIFSTAKKACLLITSQVKHKAENIYGTAFTGGYIVSKSSLVGDAPFVQLGRQKVKATIVRRDRENDLVLLQVKKGIKDGIAIPAEKPDSLSFAQLGKFLVSPRLDTSNAVSVTGSLPFSLPKINSIGFLGASIAHRSGPLLLTFVRKNSPAFAGGLSVGDEVISINGIALQQAEDYGEALQPYWPGDTVALQLKRGDSLYTKQVVLGNKPQIPGNHPAEMFAGGKSMRRDGFARVFAHDAVLTPDQCGGPVFDADGRFQGINIARYSRTSTIAVPAEVVWTFLKGGELP, from the coding sequence ATGAAAAGATACAAGCTGCTGGTTATTGCCCTTATGATGATATCCTCCGGCGTTTACGCTCAGGCCCCCGGCCCGTTGGAAACCATGGTACAGCAGGCCATTGCAAAAGCATATCCCGCCAGCGTGCGCATGTGGGGTTACGATACTGCCTCCAGGCAGCAAATGAGCGCCCAGTTCAGCGCGGTAGTGGTGAGTCCGGACGGTGACATACTCACTGCGGCGCATACATCCACACCCGGCAAAACCTATAAAGTAATGTTCCCGGACGGCAGGGAAGCGATTGCCCTGGCGCTTGGTAAAATAGAGCTGGCGGATGATCCCACGGTACCCGATGTGTCCAGGATGAAGATCATCACGCCCGGCATCTGGCCGTATGCGGAAATGGGTTATTCTGCTTCGTTGCAGCAGGATCAGCCCTGCATCAGCATCGCGTATCCTGAATCGCTCAACCAGCCGCTGCCCACGGTGCGTTTCGGGCGCATTGCCAGTACTGGCAATGAGCGCGGTTTTTTACAATCCACCTGTATCATGGAACCGGGTGATTCCGGCGGCCCGCTGTTCGATTTCCTGGGACGCGTAATAGGCATACACAGCGCCATTAACATACCCGAATCATTCAACTACGAAATTCCGGTGGACCTGTACCGCAAATACCGCACAGCGCTGCAAACGGCAAAGAAATACAACGCCATGCCGGAGGTGACCGATGCCGTAGGCAACGATCCTGAAGCCGCGCAGCTCAAAGCATATGCTGTACCTGAAAACCTGCCCGCCATCTTCAGTACCGCTAAAAAGGCCTGTTTGCTGATCACCAGCCAGGTAAAGCATAAAGCAGAAAATATCTATGGTACTGCATTCACCGGCGGTTATATCGTGAGCAAAAGTTCGCTGGTGGGCGATGCGCCATTCGTTCAGCTCGGCAGGCAAAAGGTTAAAGCCACCATTGTGCGCCGCGACCGGGAAAATGACCTGGTGCTGTTACAGGTAAAAAAGGGTATAAAGGATGGCATTGCCATTCCTGCGGAGAAGCCGGACAGCCTGTCCTTTGCACAGCTCGGCAAATTCCTGGTCAGCCCCCGCCTGGATACATCCAACGCCGTCAGTGTAACCGGAAGCCTTCCCTTCAGCCTGCCGAAGATCAACAGCATTGGCTTTTTAGGCGCCTCTATTGCCCATAGAAGCGGCCCGCTGCTGCTCACCTTTGTGCGCAAAAATTCTCCCGCCTTCGCCGGTGGCCTCAGTGTGGGAGATGAAGTGATCAGCATCAATGGCATTGCGCTTCAGCAGGCGGAAGACTACGGCGAAGCACTGCAGCCATACTGGCCGGGTGATACCGTTGCCCTGCAACTGAAACGGGGAGACAGTCTTTATACAAAGCAGGTGGTACTGGGAAACAAGCCGCAGATACCCGGCAATCATCCGGCGGAAATGTTTGCCGGTGGTAAAAGCATGCGGAGAGACGGGTTTGCGCGTGTGTTTGCGCACGATGCCGTACTAACGCCTGATCAGTGCGGAGGGCCTGTATTTGATGCGGACGGGCGCTTTCAGGGCATCAATATAGCGCGATACAGCCGCACCAGTACGATAGCGGTGCCTGCGGAAGTGGTTTGGACGTTCTTGAAAGGAGGGGAGTTACCCTGA
- a CDS encoding TlpA disulfide reductase family protein, protein MKVRSLFFAVLAPVAVFAQKSSFSITGKLGSLDKPAKIYIDYSDATGQGKEDSANVINGEFKLSGAVTGYTTARMSLDHEGKGKPFSIYSPGADVIYFYFGPEEITITSKDSLSTAAFTGSKIYDEHAAYNKAIGGSIMALTAQYQKEYAEAAPQDRQDPEFMAALNARQTELRKQRGLKQIEFTKNNPGSYFALTGLSEVAGSYADMATAEKLLKALDKDLRSTDMAKELEQRIAAERLTAIGKPAPDFTQNDINDKPLSLADLKGKVVLLDFWASWCSPCRAENPNMLKQYKIYKDKGFEILSVSLDAKKKDWLQAIEEDGLPWLHVSDLKGWNNAAGRLYGVRGVPACYLIDRDGKIIADNVRGEKLNEKLSEIFNN, encoded by the coding sequence ATGAAAGTGAGATCCTTGTTTTTCGCAGTATTGGCTCCTGTAGCGGTTTTTGCGCAGAAATCCAGCTTCAGCATCACCGGGAAGCTCGGTAGCCTGGATAAGCCGGCGAAAATTTATATCGATTATTCCGATGCCACCGGGCAGGGTAAAGAAGATTCGGCCAACGTGATCAATGGCGAATTCAAGCTCAGCGGCGCCGTTACCGGTTACACCACCGCCCGGATGTCCCTCGATCATGAAGGTAAAGGCAAGCCGTTTTCCATCTACTCACCCGGCGCCGATGTGATCTATTTTTATTTCGGGCCGGAGGAGATCACGATAACTTCCAAAGACTCCTTAAGCACCGCTGCTTTTACAGGCTCCAAAATATACGACGAGCACGCCGCTTACAACAAAGCGATCGGCGGCTCCATTATGGCGCTTACCGCTCAATATCAGAAAGAATATGCAGAGGCGGCTCCGCAAGACCGGCAGGACCCGGAATTCATGGCCGCGCTTAACGCCCGGCAAACGGAACTGAGGAAACAACGTGGACTGAAGCAGATCGAATTTACAAAGAACAACCCGGGCTCTTATTTCGCGCTCACCGGATTATCAGAAGTAGCCGGCTCGTATGCAGATATGGCTACCGCTGAAAAACTGCTGAAAGCGCTGGATAAAGATCTCCGCAGCACAGATATGGCGAAGGAACTGGAGCAGCGCATCGCCGCCGAACGCCTTACTGCCATTGGCAAACCGGCTCCCGATTTTACCCAGAATGATATTAACGATAAACCGCTCTCCCTGGCCGATCTCAAAGGAAAGGTAGTGCTGCTGGACTTCTGGGCCAGCTGGTGCAGCCCCTGCCGTGCGGAGAACCCCAATATGCTGAAACAATACAAGATCTATAAGGACAAAGGCTTCGAAATCCTGTCCGTGTCACTGGATGCCAAGAAGAAGGACTGGCTTCAGGCGATTGAAGAGGACGGGCTTCCCTGGCTGCATGTATCCGACCTGAAAGGCTGGAACAATGCCGCCGGCCGGTTGTATGGCGTTAGAGGCGTACCGGCCTGTTATCTTATAGACAGGGACGGCAAGATCATTGCGGACAATGTACGTGGCGAAAAGCTGAATGAGAAGCTGTCCGAGATCTTCAACAACTGA
- a CDS encoding alpha/beta hydrolase, which produces MEPQKNLKAEEDPQIFAEVRSFLKALNSGGGKPLEQLSPTDARQVLTGAQESVQVDYSGIRETERTITQNGETVNIHITSPQNAGPGLPVFIFIHGGGWVLGDYSTHRRLVRDLVVASGAVAVFPDYTPSPEARYPTAINQIYAATAWVAEHGEEIGVNGKNLAVAGNSVGGNMAAVTALMAKDKKGPAIKLQVLLWPVTDADFDTPSYLQFSEGRFLTRNMMQWFWDNYLPAGEQRKEKYASPLQAAPEELKGLPPALVQTAENDVLRDEGEAYARKLNEAGVPVTLTRYSGLIHDYGLLNPLADVPAVKTAIEQAAAVIKSKLFS; this is translated from the coding sequence ATGGAACCGCAAAAAAACCTCAAAGCGGAGGAAGATCCGCAGATCTTCGCCGAAGTGCGCTCCTTCCTCAAAGCCCTTAACTCCGGCGGCGGAAAGCCCCTGGAGCAATTGAGCCCCACCGATGCCCGCCAGGTGCTCACCGGCGCACAGGAATCCGTACAAGTGGATTATTCCGGCATCAGGGAAACGGAAAGGACCATTACGCAGAACGGGGAAACCGTTAACATCCACATCACCAGCCCTCAAAACGCCGGACCCGGTTTGCCGGTGTTCATCTTCATCCACGGCGGCGGCTGGGTGCTGGGCGATTATTCCACCCACCGGAGGCTGGTAAGGGACCTTGTGGTCGCCAGCGGCGCCGTAGCCGTATTCCCGGATTACACGCCATCGCCCGAAGCCCGCTACCCGACCGCCATCAACCAGATCTATGCCGCCACCGCATGGGTAGCGGAGCATGGTGAGGAGATCGGCGTGAACGGGAAAAATCTGGCGGTAGCGGGCAACAGCGTGGGTGGGAACATGGCTGCCGTGACCGCCCTGATGGCCAAAGACAAAAAAGGCCCGGCCATAAAACTGCAGGTCTTGCTATGGCCGGTGACCGATGCCGATTTTGATACGCCTTCGTACCTCCAGTTCAGCGAAGGCAGGTTCCTCACCCGGAACATGATGCAATGGTTCTGGGACAATTATCTCCCTGCCGGGGAACAACGAAAGGAAAAATACGCCTCGCCGCTTCAGGCCGCACCGGAGGAGCTGAAGGGCCTGCCGCCCGCACTGGTGCAGACCGCGGAAAATGATGTACTGCGCGATGAAGGCGAAGCTTATGCCAGAAAATTGAACGAGGCCGGCGTGCCCGTTACCCTCACGCGGTACAGCGGGCTGATCCATGACTACGGATTGCTGAACCCGCTGGCGGATGTTCCGGCCGTAAAAACCGCTATTGAGCAGGCCGCCGCGGTGATCAAAAGCAAATTATTTTCCTGA
- a CDS encoding Crp/Fnr family transcriptional regulator — translation MSEALFDHIKKHIDIDKNVIASVLPYFNPLRVKKKQHLITEGKTCRKNYFVVKGCLRMFFLDENGNEQTIQFALENWWMTDIDAFNKRRKASFSVQALEDTEVLEIDKDAMDSMLREYPAMERYFRLIYERAYSASLFRVKYILRLSKEAFYELFTASYPDFIQRVPQKVLASFLGFTPEYLSELRKKQVQRKKDGQAI, via the coding sequence ATGTCCGAAGCGCTGTTTGATCATATCAAAAAACATATTGACATCGATAAAAATGTGATCGCTTCGGTCCTGCCGTATTTCAATCCGCTCCGGGTGAAGAAAAAACAACATCTGATCACGGAAGGGAAGACCTGCCGGAAGAATTATTTTGTGGTGAAAGGCTGTCTCAGGATGTTTTTCCTGGATGAGAACGGGAATGAACAAACCATACAGTTTGCATTGGAAAACTGGTGGATGACAGATATCGATGCTTTTAACAAACGCAGGAAAGCTTCTTTTTCCGTGCAGGCGCTTGAAGATACCGAAGTGCTGGAAATAGACAAGGATGCCATGGATAGTATGCTGAGGGAATATCCGGCAATGGAAAGGTATTTCCGGCTTATTTACGAACGGGCGTATTCCGCTTCGCTATTCCGGGTGAAATACATCCTCCGCCTGTCAAAAGAAGCGTTCTATGAATTGTTCACCGCCAGCTATCCGGATTTTATCCAGCGGGTGCCGCAAAAAGTATTGGCGTCGTTTCTGGGATTTACGCCGGAATACCTGAGCGAGCTGAGGAAGAAGCAGGTACAACGGAAGAAAGACGGACAAGCCATCTAA
- a CDS encoding TfoX/Sxy family protein, with translation MAYDLKLAERIREYLEKIPGLNIEEKKMFRGLTFMVNGKMCVNVSGTNLMCRFDPGLQEEIMGRRSVLPVIMKGNEYKGYCYVEPAGCRSKTDFEYWVDLCLAYNKQAKSSKKSR, from the coding sequence ATGGCTTATGACCTCAAACTCGCCGAAAGGATACGGGAATACCTGGAAAAAATTCCCGGGCTGAATATTGAAGAAAAGAAAATGTTCCGCGGCCTCACTTTTATGGTCAACGGAAAAATGTGCGTTAACGTCAGCGGCACGAACCTCATGTGCCGTTTCGATCCGGGCCTCCAGGAGGAGATCATGGGCAGAAGGAGTGTATTGCCCGTGATCATGAAAGGGAATGAATATAAAGGCTATTGTTATGTTGAGCCCGCCGGATGCAGATCGAAAACCGACTTCGAATACTGGGTTGATCTGTGCCTGGCGTATAACAAACAGGCAAAATCCTCAAAAAAATCCCGGTGA
- a CDS encoding YciI family protein — protein sequence MKEFMLIFRHEDGARVASPEQIQVWMKQTMDWLGGIAAQNRLVSQGNGLSFGDSRVVRHGNIVTNGPFGEIKETIGGYVIVQAESVEEAVEFAKGSPVLQGEGNSVEVRPIAGH from the coding sequence ATGAAAGAATTCATGTTGATCTTCAGGCATGAGGATGGGGCCAGGGTGGCTTCTCCGGAACAGATACAGGTATGGATGAAGCAGACGATGGACTGGCTTGGCGGGATCGCTGCGCAAAACCGGCTGGTCAGCCAGGGTAACGGCCTTTCTTTTGGCGACAGCCGGGTGGTGCGTCATGGGAATATTGTGACCAACGGGCCTTTCGGCGAGATCAAGGAAACCATTGGCGGTTACGTTATTGTGCAGGCCGAATCTGTGGAAGAAGCCGTTGAATTTGCCAAAGGCAGCCCGGTATTGCAGGGGGAAGGCAACAGTGTGGAAGTACGTCCCATCGCAGGGCATTAA
- a CDS encoding RNA polymerase sigma factor, whose translation MEHQALIPHLFRTEAGRITAVLCRNFGLEHIGAAEDITSETFMAALETWPYKGIPENPAAWLHAVAKNKARNYLARHQRFTGKVAPRLREDGASTIPETEIDLSDNNITDSQLQMLFAICHPAIPVEAQIALALRILCGFGIGEIAHAFLVSPDTISKRLTRAKEKLRTAKDLPVFPSGQEINNRLDAVLLTLYLLFNEGCYSETQDTVLREDLCLEAMRLTYLLLGNNSTNQPEVNALLALMCFHASRFPARKDRQGGIILYHDQDESRWDAALIAKGAEFLHRASTGNRVSRYHLEASIAYWHTIRTDSEEKWENILQLYNQLLTIAYSPVAALNRTFALSKTKGKPEAIKAAVKLQLTDNPYYHALLGELYVDIDNAQARKHFETAHALAGTAGDKRVLQTRLDALADQGEHAAKNSGLP comes from the coding sequence ATGGAGCATCAGGCATTGATACCGCATTTATTCCGGACAGAGGCAGGCAGGATCACTGCTGTGCTTTGCAGGAATTTCGGGCTGGAGCACATCGGGGCTGCGGAGGATATTACCAGCGAAACCTTCATGGCCGCGCTGGAAACCTGGCCATACAAAGGCATTCCTGAAAACCCGGCTGCCTGGCTCCATGCCGTTGCCAAAAACAAAGCCCGCAACTACCTGGCGCGCCACCAGCGCTTTACCGGGAAGGTGGCGCCCCGGTTGCGGGAAGACGGCGCCTCCACAATTCCTGAAACGGAGATCGATCTGTCAGACAACAATATCACGGACAGCCAGCTGCAAATGCTGTTCGCCATCTGTCACCCCGCTATTCCCGTGGAAGCGCAGATCGCGCTGGCGTTGCGCATCCTCTGCGGGTTCGGGATCGGGGAAATTGCCCATGCCTTCCTGGTGAGTCCGGACACCATCAGCAAACGCCTTACGCGGGCAAAAGAAAAACTGAGAACGGCTAAAGACCTGCCGGTATTCCCTTCCGGCCAGGAGATCAACAACCGGCTGGATGCCGTGCTCCTTACGCTCTATCTTCTGTTCAACGAAGGCTGTTATTCGGAAACGCAGGACACCGTGCTGCGGGAAGACCTTTGCCTGGAAGCCATGCGGCTGACCTACCTTCTGCTTGGCAACAACAGCACCAATCAGCCGGAAGTAAATGCCCTGCTGGCGCTGATGTGCTTTCACGCTTCCAGGTTTCCGGCCCGGAAAGACCGGCAGGGCGGCATCATCCTGTACCACGACCAGGACGAGTCGCGCTGGGACGCAGCGCTGATCGCCAAAGGCGCGGAGTTCCTGCACCGGGCATCAACCGGCAACAGGGTTTCCAGGTACCACCTGGAGGCCAGCATTGCTTACTGGCATACGATCAGGACAGATTCGGAAGAGAAATGGGAAAACATCCTCCAACTGTACAACCAGCTATTGACGATCGCCTATTCTCCCGTGGCGGCGCTCAACCGCACTTTTGCGTTGTCGAAAACCAAGGGTAAGCCCGAAGCCATCAAAGCGGCGGTAAAACTGCAGCTGACGGACAATCCGTATTATCATGCCCTGCTGGGCGAATTGTATGTTGATATCGATAACGCACAGGCCAGGAAGCATTTTGAAACCGCCCATGCCCTGGCCGGAACGGCCGGGGACAAGCGGGTGTTGCAGACGAGGCTGGACGCGCTGGCGGATCAAGGGGAACACGCCGCTAAAAACTCAGGGCTCCCGTAA